The proteins below come from a single Parazoarcus communis genomic window:
- the fusA gene encoding elongation factor G, whose product MTPESVHDIRNISLLGHAGCGKTSLVEALLAASGAIPSGGSVARGDTVSDHDPQEKAMGHSLAASLTHLEWSGHWINLLDTPGLPDLAGRALATLPAVETAAIVVHAATGIESGTRRMMAAAAGKCRMIVVNAIDAAGTDFAALTTAIADEFGRECLPINLPSADGSSVIDCFFAPDASLATAFSSPTAAHDAIVDQVIELDEALMARYLEQGEALDPEQLHAPFEQALREGHLIPVCFVSARTGAGVNELLDILGRLMPDPTEGNPPRFIKGEGPAAVAVSTEPDAARHVLAHVFQISNDPYRGKIALFRVHQGKVEPGSALFIGDARKPFKVAHLLRLQGRNVIETALAVPGDLCAVSRVDELHRDAVLHDSHDEDQFHLAPPTYPQPVFGLALIARKPADEHKLAEALVRLTDEDPCLEVSYDARGHHTVVRGLGEQHLKIVLDQLASRWNLQLDTAPPAIPYRETISATAEARYRHKKQSGGSGQFGEVALRVEPLARGEGLQLADEVKGGAIPTHFMPAVEKGVRQALTEGAVAGFPIHDLRVIVTDGKHHAVDSNEISFSTAARHALTEAVLAARPQILEPMLEITVKVADDRFGEVSAELAGRRGHLTATDSPASGWTMISARVPMASMDGFEARLKAICAGESEFMIEAGGYEPAAAETQAQLRREHSAQ is encoded by the coding sequence ATGACGCCAGAGTCGGTTCACGACATCCGCAACATCAGCCTGCTCGGCCACGCCGGCTGCGGCAAGACCTCATTGGTGGAAGCGCTGCTCGCAGCGTCCGGCGCCATTCCCAGCGGTGGCAGCGTGGCACGTGGCGACACCGTTTCAGACCACGACCCGCAGGAAAAGGCCATGGGGCATTCGCTTGCCGCAAGCCTGACCCATCTCGAATGGTCGGGTCACTGGATCAATCTGCTCGACACACCGGGGTTGCCCGACCTCGCCGGACGCGCACTCGCCACCCTCCCCGCGGTCGAAACCGCGGCGATTGTGGTCCATGCGGCAACCGGTATCGAGAGCGGAACGCGCCGCATGATGGCTGCCGCTGCGGGCAAATGCCGCATGATCGTGGTAAACGCCATCGACGCTGCCGGCACCGATTTCGCTGCACTCACGACTGCCATCGCCGACGAATTCGGCCGCGAGTGCCTGCCGATCAACCTGCCATCGGCCGACGGCAGCTCGGTTATCGATTGCTTCTTCGCACCCGACGCGTCGCTTGCAACCGCATTCTCGTCGCCCACTGCAGCCCACGACGCAATCGTCGATCAGGTGATCGAGCTCGATGAAGCGCTCATGGCGCGCTACCTTGAGCAGGGCGAAGCGCTCGACCCCGAACAGCTGCACGCGCCCTTCGAACAGGCATTGCGCGAAGGCCATCTGATTCCGGTCTGTTTCGTATCGGCCCGAACGGGCGCCGGCGTGAACGAACTGCTCGATATCCTGGGGCGGCTGATGCCCGACCCGACCGAGGGCAACCCGCCCCGCTTCATCAAGGGCGAAGGGCCGGCGGCCGTCGCCGTCAGCACCGAGCCCGATGCGGCACGACACGTCCTGGCCCATGTTTTTCAGATCAGCAACGACCCTTACCGCGGCAAGATTGCGCTGTTCCGCGTTCATCAGGGAAAGGTCGAACCCGGCAGCGCGCTCTTCATCGGCGATGCGCGCAAACCCTTCAAGGTCGCCCACCTCCTGCGCCTGCAGGGGCGGAACGTGATCGAAACCGCGCTCGCGGTGCCTGGAGACCTGTGCGCCGTGTCACGCGTCGACGAGCTCCATCGCGATGCCGTCCTGCACGACTCACACGACGAAGACCAGTTCCACCTTGCGCCGCCGACCTATCCCCAGCCGGTATTCGGGCTGGCGCTGATCGCACGCAAACCGGCTGACGAGCACAAGCTGGCCGAGGCGCTGGTGCGCCTGACTGACGAGGATCCCTGTCTGGAGGTGAGCTACGACGCACGCGGACACCACACGGTCGTGCGCGGGCTGGGCGAGCAGCACCTCAAGATCGTGCTCGACCAGCTCGCCAGTCGCTGGAACCTGCAGCTCGACACTGCCCCACCGGCAATTCCATACCGCGAGACCATCTCGGCGACAGCGGAGGCACGTTACCGCCACAAAAAGCAGAGCGGCGGTTCGGGGCAGTTCGGTGAAGTTGCCTTGCGCGTCGAGCCACTGGCTCGCGGCGAAGGTCTGCAGCTTGCCGACGAGGTGAAAGGCGGCGCCATTCCCACGCACTTCATGCCCGCCGTCGAAAAGGGCGTCCGTCAGGCGCTCACCGAAGGCGCCGTGGCGGGCTTCCCGATCCACGACCTGCGGGTAATCGTGACCGACGGCAAGCACCATGCGGTGGATTCGAACGAGATCTCGTTTTCCACCGCAGCCCGTCACGCCCTGACCGAAGCCGTGCTCGCCGCCCGCCCGCAGATCCTCGAACCCATGCTCGAGATCACGGTGAAGGTGGCGGACGACCGCTTTGGCGAGGTCAGCGCCGAGCTTGCGGGGCGCCGCGGCCACCTGACGGCTACCGACAGCCCGGCGAGCGGCTGGACCATGATCTCGGCGCGCGTGCCGATGGCCAGCATGGATGGGTTTGAAGCGCGGCTGAAAGCGATTTGCGCAGGAGAGAGCGAATTCATGATCGAAGCCGGCGGCTACGAGCCTGCCGCGGCCGAAACACAGGCACAATTGCGCCGGGAACACAGCGCACAGTAG
- a CDS encoding DUF4212 domain-containing protein, with the protein MELSERHRTYWRRNLMLTGTLLAIWFVGTFVAGYYAVELNSLSFMGFPLGFYVFAQGSLIAYLLIIGIYVRVMNRMDRRYGVSERRS; encoded by the coding sequence ATGGAACTGTCCGAACGTCACCGCACCTACTGGCGGCGCAATCTGATGCTGACCGGCACCCTGCTGGCCATCTGGTTCGTCGGTACCTTCGTCGCCGGCTACTACGCTGTAGAGCTCAATTCCCTGAGCTTCATGGGTTTCCCGCTCGGTTTCTACGTCTTCGCGCAGGGCTCGCTGATCGCCTATCTCTTGATCATCGGCATCTACGTGCGGGTCATGAACCGGATGGACCGCCGCTACGGCGTATCCGAACGCCGCTCCTGA
- a CDS encoding sodium:solute symporter family protein, whose product MDLQTITYVVVGASFALYIGIAIWARAGSTSEFYVAGGGVHPIANGMATGADWMSAASFISMAGLISNMGYGGGLFLMGWTGGYVLLAMLLAPYLRKFGKFTVPQFIGDRFYSKSASTVAVVCLLTASITYVIGQMTGVGVAFSRFLGVTNDTGIYIGMGIVFMYAVFGGMKGITYTQVAQYVVLILAYTVPALFISLQLTGNVLPQIGLGGTLVGTDTTLLMRLDQVVTDLGFGEYTTSVPGSTLNMFVYTVSLMIGTAGLPHVIVRFFTVPKVKDARSSAGWALVFIALLYTTAPGVAAMAKYNLHATVNSAVAAGGDLYAAEASLEAEKRPAWMKRWEQTGLLAFEDKNGDGRIQYYNDKPTANAESKAKAEAAGWKGNELTVNPDIIVLANPEIALLPNWVIALIAAGGLAAALSTAAGLLMAISSAVSHDLVKNVINPDISDKNELLVGKISMAFAIVLAGYLGLNPPGFAAGTVALAFGIAGSSLFPAIMMGIFSKKMNKEGAIAGMLSGLLLTLFYVFAHKGIFFIKGTEFTDMIGGPNSFFGITPEAFGAIGALVNFAVAFMVDKVTKEPPEHIQALVESVRIPRGSKAVDGAH is encoded by the coding sequence ATGGATCTTCAGACAATTACTTATGTGGTGGTCGGCGCGAGTTTTGCGCTGTACATCGGCATCGCCATCTGGGCGCGTGCCGGTAGCACCAGCGAGTTCTATGTCGCGGGCGGCGGAGTTCACCCGATCGCCAACGGCATGGCAACCGGCGCTGACTGGATGTCGGCAGCGTCCTTCATCTCGATGGCCGGCCTCATTTCCAACATGGGCTACGGCGGCGGTCTGTTCCTGATGGGATGGACCGGCGGCTACGTTCTGCTGGCGATGCTGCTTGCACCGTACCTGCGCAAGTTCGGCAAATTCACCGTGCCCCAGTTCATTGGCGATCGCTTCTACTCGAAGTCTGCCAGTACTGTTGCGGTGGTCTGCCTGCTGACCGCTTCCATCACCTACGTTATCGGTCAGATGACGGGTGTGGGTGTGGCCTTCTCGCGCTTCCTCGGCGTGACCAACGACACCGGTATCTACATCGGTATGGGCATTGTGTTCATGTACGCCGTGTTCGGCGGCATGAAAGGCATTACCTACACCCAGGTAGCCCAGTACGTTGTTCTGATCCTGGCCTACACGGTTCCGGCGCTGTTCATCTCGCTGCAACTGACGGGCAACGTCCTGCCGCAGATCGGTCTTGGCGGTACGCTGGTCGGTACCGATACGACCCTGCTGATGCGTCTCGACCAAGTGGTGACGGATCTCGGCTTCGGTGAATACACGACCTCTGTTCCGGGCAGCACGCTCAACATGTTTGTCTACACCGTGTCGCTGATGATCGGTACTGCAGGCCTGCCGCACGTGATCGTTCGCTTCTTCACCGTGCCGAAGGTCAAGGATGCACGTTCGTCCGCTGGTTGGGCGCTGGTCTTCATCGCCCTGCTGTACACGACTGCACCTGGCGTTGCCGCCATGGCCAAGTACAACCTCCACGCCACGGTGAACTCCGCTGTTGCGGCGGGTGGTGATCTGTACGCTGCCGAAGCCAGCCTCGAAGCTGAAAAGCGTCCGGCCTGGATGAAGCGTTGGGAGCAAACCGGTCTGCTGGCCTTCGAAGACAAGAACGGCGACGGTCGCATCCAGTACTACAACGACAAGCCGACTGCCAACGCCGAATCCAAGGCCAAGGCTGAAGCTGCGGGCTGGAAAGGCAACGAGCTGACGGTCAACCCCGACATCATCGTGCTGGCCAACCCGGAAATCGCACTGCTGCCCAACTGGGTGATCGCACTGATCGCTGCAGGTGGTCTGGCTGCTGCGCTCTCCACGGCTGCCGGTCTGCTGATGGCCATCTCGTCCGCCGTGTCGCATGACCTGGTGAAGAACGTGATCAATCCGGATATCTCGGACAAGAACGAACTGCTCGTGGGCAAGATCTCCATGGCTTTCGCGATTGTTCTGGCCGGTTATCTCGGTCTGAACCCCCCGGGCTTCGCCGCCGGTACCGTGGCTCTGGCCTTCGGTATTGCTGGTAGCTCGCTGTTCCCGGCCATCATGATGGGTATCTTCTCGAAGAAGATGAACAAGGAAGGCGCCATTGCCGGTATGCTTTCCGGCCTGCTCCTCACCCTGTTCTACGTGTTCGCTCACAAGGGTATCTTCTTCATCAAGGGTACTGAATTCACCGACATGATCGGCGGCCCGAACTCCTTCTTCGGCATCACGCCGGAAGCGTTCGGTGCAATCGGCGCACTGGTGAACTTCGCAGTTGCCTTCATGGTCGATAAGGTTACGAAAGAGCCGCCCGAGCACATCCAGGCTCTGGTCGAAAGCGTTCGTATCCCCCGCGGTTCCAAGGCGGTCGACGGCGCGCACTAA
- a CDS encoding DUF4212 domain-containing protein has translation MENNSSAYWKATLALLTKILIIWFLVSFGAGILFAPMLNNIHLGGYPLGFWFAQQGSIYVFVVLIFYYAKKMGDLDKQFDVDEE, from the coding sequence ATGGAAAACAACAGTTCAGCCTATTGGAAGGCTACGCTGGCGCTGTTAACCAAGATCCTGATCATCTGGTTCTTGGTTTCATTTGGCGCCGGCATTCTCTTCGCGCCGATGCTCAACAACATCCACCTTGGTGGCTACCCGTTGGGATTCTGGTTCGCGCAGCAAGGGTCGATTTATGTGTTCGTCGTCCTCATTTTCTACTATGCGAAGAAGATGGGTGATCTCGACAAGCAATTTGACGTTGACGAAGAGTAA
- a CDS encoding universal stress protein has protein sequence MMYKHILVAIDDSETSAKALDEAIALARLHDAVLEIAHAVDESMLQAFSNHGVTLVDHGKMQDALLDGGRETLKTAMETARAAGLTPRERFLAAEDLHAADQIALAVEKSGADLLVVGSHGRRGFRRMLLGSVAENLVRKVHVSVLIVRGEH, from the coding sequence ATGATGTACAAACATATTCTGGTCGCAATCGACGATAGCGAGACCTCGGCCAAAGCCCTCGACGAAGCCATCGCGCTGGCGCGACTTCACGACGCGGTACTGGAGATCGCTCACGCGGTGGATGAGTCCATGCTGCAGGCGTTTTCAAATCACGGCGTGACGCTGGTGGACCACGGAAAGATGCAGGACGCCCTGCTCGATGGCGGGCGCGAGACCCTGAAGACTGCAATGGAAACTGCGCGCGCTGCGGGCCTGACGCCGCGCGAGCGTTTTCTTGCGGCTGAGGATCTGCATGCCGCGGACCAGATCGCACTGGCCGTTGAAAAATCCGGCGCCGACCTGCTGGTCGTCGGCTCGCACGGGCGCCGCGGCTTCCGTCGCATGCTGCTCGGCAGCGTGGCCGAGAACCTGGTGCGCAAGGTGCACGTGTCGGTGCTGATTGTGCGCGGCGAGCACTGA
- the icd gene encoding NADP-dependent isocitrate dehydrogenase, whose protein sequence is MSESKITVPTGGQKIVPGQPIPDNPIIPFIEGDGIGVDITPVMIKVIDAAVDKAYGGKKKIHWMEVFAGEKSTQIYGPDEWLSKETFDALKEFSVSIKGPMTTPVGGGIRSLNVALRQELDLYQCVRPVRYFKGVPSPLKDPTKTDMVIFRENTEDIYAGIEWQAESEGAKKVIKFLTEEMGVTKIRFPNTSGIGIKPVSKEGTTRLVRAAIKYAIDNDRRSVTIVHKGNIMKYTEGGFRDWAYELAKTEFGAAPIDGGPWCSFKNPKTGREIIVKDAIADAFLQQILLRPGEYDVIACCNLNGDYISDALAAQVGGIGIAPGANISDQYACFEATHGTAPKYAGLDKVNPGSLILSAEMMLRHLGWTEAADLVIKSMEAAIGDKVVTYDFARLMDGATEVSCSAFGDAMIERM, encoded by the coding sequence ATGAGCGAATCCAAAATCACGGTGCCCACCGGCGGCCAGAAAATCGTACCGGGGCAGCCGATCCCCGACAATCCGATCATCCCGTTCATCGAAGGTGATGGCATTGGCGTGGACATCACGCCGGTCATGATCAAGGTGATCGACGCCGCGGTCGACAAGGCCTATGGCGGCAAGAAGAAGATTCACTGGATGGAGGTCTTCGCCGGCGAGAAGTCCACCCAGATCTACGGTCCAGACGAATGGCTGTCGAAGGAAACCTTCGACGCACTCAAGGAGTTCTCGGTTTCGATCAAGGGGCCGATGACGACGCCCGTCGGTGGCGGCATCCGCTCGCTGAACGTGGCGCTGCGCCAGGAGCTTGACCTGTACCAGTGCGTGCGCCCGGTGCGCTACTTCAAGGGCGTCCCCTCGCCGCTGAAGGATCCGACCAAGACCGACATGGTGATCTTCCGCGAGAACACCGAGGACATCTACGCCGGCATCGAGTGGCAGGCCGAGTCCGAAGGGGCGAAGAAGGTCATCAAGTTCCTGACCGAAGAGATGGGCGTGACCAAGATCCGCTTCCCGAATACCTCGGGCATCGGCATCAAGCCGGTCTCGAAGGAAGGGACCACCCGGCTGGTGCGCGCAGCGATCAAGTACGCGATCGACAACGACCGCAGAAGCGTCACCATCGTGCACAAGGGCAACATCATGAAGTACACCGAGGGTGGCTTCCGTGACTGGGCCTACGAACTGGCAAAGACCGAGTTCGGTGCGGCGCCGATCGATGGAGGTCCGTGGTGCAGCTTCAAGAACCCGAAGACGGGCCGCGAGATCATCGTCAAGGACGCGATCGCAGACGCGTTCCTGCAGCAGATCCTGCTGCGTCCGGGCGAGTACGACGTGATTGCCTGCTGCAACCTCAACGGCGACTACATCTCCGATGCGCTCGCTGCGCAGGTTGGCGGCATCGGCATTGCGCCGGGGGCGAACATCTCCGACCAGTATGCCTGCTTCGAGGCAACCCACGGCACCGCGCCCAAGTATGCCGGCCTCGACAAGGTGAACCCCGGTTCGCTGATCCTGTCAGCCGAAATGATGCTGCGCCATCTGGGCTGGACCGAAGCGGCCGATCTGGTCATCAAGTCGATGGAAGCGGCAATTGGCGACAAGGTCGTGACCTACGACTTTGCCCGTCTGATGGATGGTGCAACCGAAGTCAGTTGCTCCGCGTTCGGTGATGCAATGATCGAACGCATGTGA
- the aceK gene encoding bifunctional isocitrate dehydrogenase kinase/phosphatase: MDAPMGENPVAQAIAQTLIEGFNKHYRIFRDTSRRAKEYFESGEWQAQLDAVRERVQFYDGRVNETVARLHGEFDADSLDDTTWQQVKLHFIGMLIRHKQPELAETFFNSVCCKILHRTYFNNDYIFARPASSTEYIDSYPPVYSSYYPQEAGLRATVRNIIEDFDWQRPFEDLERDVDFIVRTTQAHLASWPEMEVNCQIQVLYSAFYRNKTAYIIGKAINGYQEYPFTLAVRHTPSGKLFIDTLLLDPWRISVLFSLSRAYFMVEMEVPSGYVQFLRSIMPNKPRSEIYTMLGLGKQGKTMFFRDLVSHLRHSNDQFSIAPGIRGLVMLVFTLPSYPYVFKIIKDVFGASKNMDRATVKRKYLMVKHVDRVGRMADTLEFSYAALPLSRFHPDLLEELSRLAPTSFELDGDSVVIKHLYIERRMTPLNIHLEHASDEGVEHAVREYGNAIREMAIANIFPGDMLWKNFGVTRYGRVVFYDYDEIEYMTDMNFRAIPPAPYEEMEMAAEPWYSTGPMDVFPEEFATFLLGTPRIRKAFLKHHRDLLAPDFWRKAQDSIRSGHVEDFFPYPQELRFCNLYPAQAGQAPASDTE; this comes from the coding sequence ATGGATGCACCAATGGGAGAAAATCCGGTTGCGCAGGCGATCGCGCAAACCCTGATCGAAGGCTTCAACAAGCACTACCGGATTTTTCGCGACACATCCCGGCGGGCAAAGGAGTACTTCGAGTCGGGTGAATGGCAGGCACAACTCGACGCAGTGCGCGAGCGTGTGCAGTTTTACGACGGCCGGGTGAACGAAACCGTTGCCCGCCTGCACGGGGAGTTCGACGCAGATTCGCTCGACGACACCACCTGGCAGCAGGTCAAACTCCACTTCATCGGCATGCTGATCCGGCACAAGCAACCCGAGCTCGCCGAAACCTTTTTCAACTCGGTGTGCTGCAAGATCCTGCATCGCACCTACTTCAACAACGATTACATCTTCGCGCGGCCGGCAAGTTCGACCGAATACATCGACTCCTACCCGCCAGTGTATTCCAGCTACTACCCGCAGGAAGCCGGGCTGCGCGCCACGGTAAGGAACATCATCGAAGACTTCGACTGGCAGCGCCCGTTCGAGGATCTCGAACGCGATGTCGACTTCATCGTGCGCACCACTCAAGCGCATCTGGCGTCCTGGCCCGAGATGGAGGTCAACTGCCAGATCCAGGTCCTGTACTCCGCCTTCTATCGCAACAAGACTGCCTACATCATCGGCAAGGCGATCAACGGCTATCAGGAATACCCCTTCACGCTGGCAGTGCGCCATACGCCGTCGGGCAAGCTCTTCATCGACACCCTGCTGCTCGACCCATGGCGCATCTCGGTGCTGTTTTCGCTGTCGCGCGCCTACTTCATGGTCGAAATGGAAGTGCCCTCGGGCTATGTCCAGTTTCTGCGTTCGATCATGCCCAACAAGCCGCGCAGCGAGATCTACACCATGCTTGGCCTCGGCAAGCAGGGCAAGACGATGTTCTTCCGCGATCTGGTCTCGCACCTGCGCCACTCGAACGACCAGTTCAGCATCGCGCCGGGCATTCGCGGCCTTGTGATGCTGGTATTTACGCTGCCGTCCTACCCCTATGTGTTCAAGATCATCAAGGACGTCTTCGGGGCATCGAAGAACATGGACCGCGCCACCGTCAAACGCAAGTACCTGATGGTGAAGCATGTCGACCGGGTCGGGCGCATGGCCGACACACTGGAGTTTTCCTACGCCGCACTGCCGCTGTCGCGCTTCCATCCAGACCTGCTCGAAGAGCTGAGCCGTCTGGCACCGACATCGTTCGAGCTCGATGGCGACTCGGTGGTCATCAAGCACCTTTACATCGAACGCCGCATGACACCGCTCAACATCCATCTCGAGCATGCGAGCGACGAAGGCGTGGAACACGCGGTGCGCGAGTACGGCAACGCGATTCGCGAGATGGCAATCGCCAACATCTTCCCGGGCGACATGCTATGGAAGAACTTCGGCGTCACCCGCTACGGTCGCGTGGTCTTCTACGATTACGACGAGATCGAGTACATGACGGACATGAACTTCCGCGCCATCCCGCCGGCACCCTATGAGGAAATGGAGATGGCGGCCGAGCCCTGGTACTCGACCGGCCCCATGGATGTATTCCCGGAAGAGTTCGCCACCTTCCTGCTCGGCACCCCTCGCATTCGCAAGGCCTTTCTGAAGCATCACCGCGACCTGCTGGCGCCGGACTTCTGGCGCAAGGCACAGGACAGCATTCGCAGCGGCCATGTGGAGGACTTCTTCCCCTACCCGCAGGAGTTGCGCTTCTGCAATCTCTACCCGGCGCAGGCAGGACAGGCACCAGCATCAGACACTGAGTGA